In Melanotaenia boesemani isolate fMelBoe1 chromosome 5, fMelBoe1.pri, whole genome shotgun sequence, the DNA window agctgaaacaacaacagctacagatgccacaacaataaccacagctgaaccaacaactacagatgccccaacaacaaccacagctgaaccgacaacaactacagatgccccaacaacaaccacagctgaaacaacaacaactacaggtGCCccgacaacaaccacagctgaaccaacaactacagatgccccaacaacaactacagataccccaacaacaaccacagctgaaacaagaACAACTAcaaatgccccaacaacaactacagataccccaacaacaaccacagctgaaacaacaactacagatgccccaacaacaaccacaactgAACAAGCAACTACACATAACTCAACAACAACCACTGCTGAGTCAACTACTGATGTTCttacaacaaccacagctgaaccaacaactacaaatCCCTCAATAATAACAACTGCTGgactaataataacaacaacagttTCCTCAACAACTACACCTGCGCAGACAGCGACTACAGCTGCACCAACAACAAGCACAATTGCCCCAACAACGATAACTGcactaacaacaaccacagctgcattGACAATGACTACAGATGCATTAACAataaccacagctgaatcaaTAACTACAGATGgtccaacaacaaccacaaatGGATCAACAACTACACCTTCACAAACAATACCTACAGATGCACAAACAACCACAGCTAAACTAACAGCAATTACAGCTGCCCCTACAACAACCATGACTGaaccaacaacaataaaaactgcaGCAACAACACCCACAGCTGCACCAACATCAAACACAGCAGTCCCTGCAACACCTACAgctgccccaacaacaactgtAGCTGCACCTACAACAACTAAAGTTCCCCCATCAACCCCAACAGTTGCATTGTCCACCACTACTACCACAACTGAAGCTCCACCACCTGTATTCGTTCTTATAGCAACTTTGGTTCAACCATTTGTTCAAGAACTCAGTGATACAAACAGCCAACAGTTTAAGGAACTTGAAAAACAAGTGGTAGTTGTGGTGagtaaataacattttcatttgtacATCACAACAGTTTACATTTGCCATTAAACTTATTTAAGGTAagatttgttatattttttcatttgattaCTTCCCACAGTTTGATATCATCTACCGGGCTAGATACGGCTTGCTCTTCATCCGCAGTTTTGTCATTGCTTTTAGGTAAGGTTTTATATCCAACAATCACAATTATTCCATTTATCCATGTTCAGTGATATTTATattagttaattatttaatcaaaaaagaaagacatagaAGTACACACCTTTAtaagttttcacattttttctttaatttcattttatatatttgtttgtttattgcagACCAGCTGTAGCCGGAACACGATCAGATAATACTGAAGTAGAGGTGGGGGTTGAGTTCAATAAAACGGCATCAGCTGCTGAAATTCCAGCTACTAAACAGGTTCAAGAAACTTTAATGCAGGCTGTAACTAATGTCAGCACAAACTTCAATATTACATTTGAAAGCAACTCTATTCAAGTAATACGTAAGTACACAACTGCCGAAAACCGTTTCAAATAATTTCcaattaatttatatttgacttttcatgtgtatgtgtgtgcgtgtgtgtatgtgtgtgtgtgtgtgtgtgtgtgtgtgtgtgtgtgtgtgtgtgtgtgtgtgtgtgtgtgtgtgtgtgtgtgcatgtttgccATTTCTACACTGATATCTTCCAGTGATTCACTCtggaaaatgtttatattaaagtaaataGGAAAAAGTACTTAAATTTTTATTCGCTGTGTATGGTACAAGTAAACAGAATTTTTACCTCTATgtatttttaaagattattttaattttttttctgtattattctctcttttttaaatcaatatttcatcattttccATAGGAACACCTTTTACCAATTCAACAACTGCAGCCCCCATATCAAATTCTACAGCTACTGCAAATGATACTACAGCAACTGCAGCCACGACTACAGCAATTACAGCTACAACTACTTTGACAGCTACAACGACAAATTCTACAGCTACTGCAAATTCAACTACAGCAATTACATCTATAACTGCTGTGATAGATACATCCACAACTTCTACAACCACCATATCTACCACAACTATTGCAACTACTACAACTGTGGAGGCAATAACAACAAGACGGGTGACTTTTAGATCTGCTGGAGAAACATTCACAATTGATTTGGCAAATCCATCATCTCAAGCATTTACGAATCGAGCTGAATTGCTAAAGTCAACAGTAAGTCTAGATCTTTTTTATTCTGACCACAGCCAAATGTATATGCTATCCTTAAAATCTTACAGTATTGGTAGTTCAGTACCTTTCTAATTTGAATGAAGTATGGTTAGAATAAATATTGAGATTTTTATGTCAGTAGAAATCTGGGCTATATAGATTATAATCTCAACATTTCTCTGCCAAGGATACATGGTCAGATCAGGCATAACAACTAAGTGTCAATACCATGTTAAGCAACTTTATCAGTCCATACTCTGCCTAAACcaaacagaagaataaaaatgaaagattaaagTGGTCTGAGAAGGCTTGACTAAAGGCTGAAGCCATTGTGTCGGAAAGTACATGAAGAGAAAAGTGTGGCAACCGTGGAGTCTTTGTTGTACaaataacataatttatttagtcTAAAAGAACAAGTCCTTAaaagcaagcacacacacttaatgtttatttttctttttatccatttccaCAGCTTAAACCTCTTTACCAAAACACATTTGCTTCATTCCGCTCTTTGACAGTGGTTTCATTCAGGTAACTTGTTTATGATTTGACATGATGAGATCATAAGGTTGTTCATCATAGAAttgtgcaaataaaataatattttacttattttgcaGCAATGGCTCAATCATCAACAACATGGATCTTGGATTTGCATCAACATCTCTTCCTAGTAACACTCAAATTGCAAATGTTTTGATCAAAGCGGCTTCTAACATCACAGCCTTTAACATTGACATCAATAATATCTCTGTGGATGGATCACGTAAGCAAAACCTCATGTAGTTTTATCATGAAtctacaaaaatgtaaaaatagtttGCTAAatttttgctttctttccttttcttaacATGTACAGAAGTATCAAGCGGAGTAAGCCACAAGATCAATCTCATTGCTGCATCCTGCATGgtgctgttgtcatggttactCTCAAGCCAGCAATAGCACATCCACTGATGTAGAAAATATCAGGAATTATCGACTTTTGCTAGAAGAAGAATTGTGTTGCTAATACACATCATGTAACCCTTAACAGCCCAaacctttctttgttttctaacCTGACAGCCCTGGTGTCAAATCTATGTAGAAAACTTTTAAGCACAAATGAAGGAGTTATATTtctataattaaaaatgaattaagcTATCTGAGCGTTTGTATACAAAGAATTATTATATGTACTTATTTAAAGAATGATTGTATCATGGTAACGTAATCTATGTAGAAAACTTTTAAGCACAAATGAAGGAGTTATATTtctataattaaaaattaattaagctATCTTAAGAAAGAAtcattatatgtatttatttaaagaatgatTGTTTTATGGTAAcgtaatttataataatttaaactCAACTTGAAGCTGAGCTTCCAACATCTTGATGACACTTTTTTCATGCAAATCCTGCATTGTCACTTAATGAATATTATGTAAATGTAAGGTGTCAGAATGATTTCATATATgctataatatatttaattagttttcaattgtacacatatttatattatgCAAATACAGTATTCTGTTACTCTTCctttatttctgtattaattTAGTGTAAACACTAAGTcataaaaaactgtaaaagtgtATGGCACTGCACTGGGGATCCTATAAAGTctctaaaacagacaaaacattgttgtttctttctttaaggGGGCGgtcatgtttaaatgtaaagtgTCTGAAAGATACCATATGCTTATCTAATTAGTTTTAACTTGTACACATGTTTAATTTATGCAAATACAGTATTCTGTTACTCTTCCTTTGTTTCTAATTACTAATAATTGTATTAATGTAGTATAAACATCAAGTCTTTGAAAATTGTAAAAGTGTATGACACTGCACTggagattaaaacattttctgttctaCCTTGTGTTctagttttgtgttttgttattaaGACCTTGTTCGTGCACtcgtctgcctcctgcctcgcAGGCTGGCATTTGGGTCCACACCTCATTTACGCCTCAACCTTCACAGGTTGActcagaaacacatttaaaaaactacCATACCAGTAATTAACATGGAACCGGCTTCTTGAAAAATTAGAAAGATGATAAAAGTAAACGATATGAGCTCAGTgaacataatgaaaaaaaatgcatttcatcACTGTCTTACATCACATTTAACAAACTATGATGACTAAAGCTAAGTTTATGGTCATCAGTCTCAGTGTGTGATTTTCTTTAGTAGTGCACATACTCATTGTGTAACTTGTCAAGCTCTGCATGACTAATGTGTTTGAAAAATGGAAGAGCTTGAGATAATAGTGTGTGAGCAGGACAGTTTCTTATAGGAATCAATAAatcatcaaaacacaagaagatAAAATAATTGCAAATATAATTCattgtaaatatataaaatgaaatcatgtggttatttatgtatgtaatgatgcaaaattggaaaaaaaatggattagatttatatagtgctttttaaggcacccaaagcactgTACAGTAAATCCATTATTCATACACTCCTCATTCATATTTCTATGTTCATCATGGTTTTATActgtaggagtgaaagctgcagctggctttAAGCAAggactgaatgggtggcaaCAATAAGAAAATGCCCGTATTCTGAGGGTAATAACGTGTAGCAACATATTGAGAAACAATAATTATGAGCtatttcatttttagaactgtgaactttaaaaaatttgaatgataaactatgaactgaactagttcattttaaaatgtgtgaacggAACTTTAAACTAGTTCATGTACAAAGAGAACTTTCCCAACTCTCGAAGAAGCAGGTTTATCATCAGAAGGCTGTTCACACAGGCCATCAGATGTTTCAACAGATGATTGAGAAGGTGTGTTCTCAACCCCTGCCACTGGTTCACTctgtataaaacacacactgtgCCAATATTAGTATTTCATTGATAAAATGAAtagtgaaaaaaatattcacacttttgttcacatttctaaaatgaaaatttgaacaaaagataaaaacatatatttatatactgaaAAACATATTAACTTACTTTTTAGTTCCACAGTTCTGCAGCCTGGAAAGTTGCACTATATGTTATGTCTCCTATATAGAGACATAATAGTAATGTGCTAAGTGACACTGAATTTACACAAAAGATAAAGGATGAGCtgaaagaatatttaaaagtaaatgatAATGGATACATAGACTATGGGACGCTGCTGAGGTTGTTCTGAGAGGAAGGATAATATCAGAAActtcctttctttaaaaaaagctaaaatgaaaaagttctTAGTTATAAAAGCAAATTTTTACTCTTCAATAGCAACATGGTAACCATAAAAATCCACATTTGCTTCAACAAATGCATCCACTAAAACAAGAAATTGATAAGATTTATGGCCTTGAAGTATAGAATAATCTTAGATTTACAAAACAGAGATATGATGAGTGTGGCTCTAAAGCTAATAAGATACCAGCTTGGAGGCTAtgaaaataacaattaaaaaatagaattaataaaaattgagcaagacaccgaacccctaattgctcctcatgggttgtggttgagtgccttgcatggcagcttctgccatcagtgtgtgaatgtgtgtgtgaatgggtgaatgtgacgtatatgtaaagcgctttggacaAAAGCGCCATGTAAGTACAGACCGTTTGACCATCAAAATCAAAGATCCTACTTCAAAAAAGATTatatatgattaaaaatgattttaacaTGAATTTGAAAAATCTTATCAAGCTTTAAACTCCCAACCAGCACAATTTGTTACTCTAAAACAGACCTGGGCATATTAAGGCCCGCGGCCCACATCAGGCCATTATTGGACTCTGCTGcaccaaaatgcagaaaaaagacGCATTTGAGAACGTCTCACTCTCCTGACGCACTGTGATGAGGTGGGTTGAGGACATGCTGGAAACTTGGAGCATCAGCTGAAGAACAGAGCTGcagactttgtttttctctagCTTTGGACGACAGCTGCGATGTGCGTGACACCGCCCAGCTTCTCATCTTCTTATGTGGAATAACTGCAGACTATCAAGTCACAGAGGAGCTGGCAGCCATGCAGTCACTGAAAAGGACAACCACTGGTAAGGACTTATTCACAGGTAAATGCATGTTGGACAAGTTAGGACTGAAATGAGACAATCTGGCAGGTGTTACCCAGTCAGATGGTTGTCCTCATCTGTGCAGAAATTGACATTTTTCATTGTATTATACATCAGGAAGTGATGTGTAATACAGTGTTAAAGATTAACCACTTTTGTTGATGCTGCTCAAAGAAGAGAACTTTCCACACCTGAGGAGGCATGCTCAGCGGATTATAGTCATCTTTGGATCTACGTATGTATGTGAACAGACATTCTCAGTGATGAAGTTCAACAAATTCAAACACAGATCCTCCATCACTGATGATCACCTCTCACCTGTCCTTCACATAGCCATCTCAGACTTTCAATCAGATTTCAATGCTCTTGTTCAAACCCAGAACAGACTGGATTGTTGCATTTCTATGAACTTGTTGCTTTTCATTGTCTGTGCAGATTAACCAGTTAAATTAAATTGCACTGATTCAGtgattgtctctttttttatttgacttatgCACCACAATTTCACATAGCCTgacataaatatttacagaatagCTTTATACTTCTGATTAGCAGTACCAGCTATTCATAATATATTATTTGGTGAATTTTACACTGGAGGAAAGTTGAGCAGAATTAAGTTCAAGTTGTCGGTTTGGTCCTCTGTCACAATTCAGGTTTCTCCTGTGATCCCTTGTAAAAACGAATTTCCCACCCCAGCTCTAAAAGCAAAAGAATTCCTTAACAACTAAGACCTACCCTCTCTGGGGACAGTGCACaatgataaattaataaaagaaatatcagTTGATAAAATCAGTCATGCTATTTCTTCGTTAAAATCTTCTAAATTACCAGGAACACATGGATTTGCAGAAAAGTGGTATAAATCTTTAAAGAAAGAACTGGAGCTGCTGCTACAAAAGAGTTTTAATTATATCATTAAAGTAGGACTCCTTCCACCATCTTGGAAGGAGGCTTATAGTTCAGTGATCCCAAAAGAGAACAAGGATACAGCAGAGTGTGGTGCTTATAAACCAATTAGTGTATTAAAccaagattattttattttatttatttatcacatgttaaaagacataatacaaagattatttatataaaaaacagtACAAGTGCAGGGAGAGGCAGAAAACCCATACGGGCTTATTTTAAAGCCTTCACCTCAAAGTTACTTTACAgaagaattacatttttgttaatttacaaTTTATACAATATAAGTTACAGTTCCACAGATCAATGAGATTTAATTAGAACTTTTTTGAAACATTTCTTATAAGATTTAAATAATCTATTACTTTCCACCAGATGTGAAAATTGTTTCCATAATATGCAGCCTCTGTAtcttaaagaaaactgagctctgGTTGTGATATATTTAGGTACATGAAAGTGTTGTAATTGACGAGTATTGTACCAGTGAACCTCTgcattagttttaaaataaaatataaaatgttcgGGAATAGTACTTGGATGGAATTGCATTTTATACATGAAGAAACAAATTTGCATAATATTGAGATCACaaatattaacaatattaagTTTGTAAAATAAACCATGGGATGGAGTCAAAGGCTTAGAATGAGTTGCAATTCTGACAAAACGCTTTTGAAGAATCAAGATTTTATTCAAAGCAGATGGATAGGTGCTTGCCCAAACAATATTGCAATATGATAAATAAGGATAAATCAAACTGTAATACAGAGTAAGTAAGCATTTTGTATCAACCAAACAACTAATTTTCCTTATGATTTCTAATGGTTTATTGAGTTTACTAGTAACCCAATCAATATGTTCCCTCCAATTCAGGTTCTCATCAACAATTACGCCTAAGAATCTTGTGGCAGAGACCTGAGTTAGCTCAGCAGAAgcaattttaagtttatttgttaaaatatatgatatatttttttaccactaaaaataatgtaattagatttttttaaattcagacatAATTTGTTCAGTTTAAACCATTTGTCATAAGCAGACAATCCGGCATTTATGCAAAATATGTACTACCATCTTAGCTAGGAGACTGGAGGAAGTCATGCTTTTTTGCTAGATGAGGACTAAACTGGATTTATCCAGTGTAGACAGATTCAGGATAATATTCACAGAGCCCTTCACACTATTGAACAAATATAGGTAATTTGGGGGCAGTCTTATTGAACATGGATGCAGAAAAGACATTTGACTTCGTCAGATGATAGTTTCTTTATAAAGTCGTGGAAAAATGTGGGAGAACATCCAAAGTaagaaaacattatatacaggtgctcgtcataaaattacaatattattaaaaagttaattCATCTCAGTAATtacattcaaaaagtgaaacttgtgtAATATAGACATTCATTTCTCACAGACTgatatatttcaaatgtttatttcttttaattttgatgattataactgacaactaataaaaacccca includes these proteins:
- the LOC121639240 gene encoding mucin-5AC-like, which encodes MTTDALTITTAESITTDGPTTTTNGSTTTPSQTIPTDAQTTTAKLTAITAAPTTTMTEPTTIKTAATTPTAAPTSNTAVPATPTAAPTTTVAAPTTTKVPPSTPTVALSTTTTTTEAPPPVFVLIATLVQPFVQELSDTNSQQFKELEKQVVVVFDIIYRARYGLLFIRSFVIAFRPAVAGTRSDNTEVEVGVEFNKTASAAEIPATKQVQETLMQAVTNVSTNFNITFESNSIQVIRTPFTNSTTAAPISNSTATANDTTATAATTTAITATTTLTATTTNSTATANSTTAITSITAVIDTSTTSTTTISTTTIATTTTVEAITTRRVTFRSAGETFTIDLANPSSQAFTNRAELLKSTLKPLYQNTFASFRSLTVVSFSNGSIINNMDLGFASTSLPSNTQIANVLIKAASNITAFNIDINNISVDGSQVSSGVSHKINLIAASCMVLLSWLLSSQQ